A region of the Candidatus Kryptonium sp. genome:
CTCTAATTTTATCAATTGACTCAAGCGCAGTATTGACTGCGGTATCATATCCAATTGTGTAATCAGTTCCGTATATGTCGTTGTCAATGGTTGCTGGTATTCCGACGGATGGTATTCCATGTTCTTCATATAAAGCGACAGCTCCTCGGAAAGTGCCGTCTCCGCCAATTGCAACAAGTGCTTCTATTCCTTGTTCTTTAAGATTTTTTGCAGCTTTTGCTCTTCCTTCTTTTGTCATGAATTCTTCTGATCTTGCAGTTTTTAGAATTGTTCCACCGCGTTGCAAAATTCCTGATACAGATCTTGCCTGTAGAGGAATAAATTCGCCGTTTATCATTCCTTGGTATCCGTGACCTATTCCGATGACTTCAAGACCGTAGTAAATTCCTGCTCTTACAACAGCTCTTATGCAAGCGTTCATTCCTGGTGCGTCGCCACCGCTTGTAAATACGCCAATTCTTTTCATATTTTTATGGCAAATCTTTGTTTTAAAAATCAGGTTTAAATTTAATCAAGCGAATGGAAAAATACAACACAGAGGTTTAGATTTTGAGGCTTCTGTTTTGAGTTTATTATGAGAAAGGTCTTTTAAAGTTAGTTTAAAACTGGATTAGTTTACTTGACAAAAGCGATTTTTTTTGTTATATTGTTTACGATCGTAGTTTGAAAGAAGGCAAGAGAGGATGTTTTTAGTTTGTTGTTTTGATTTTTTAGTATTTGGGGTGGGAGTTGAGTTTGAAAGATAGAAAATAAGTTTACAAAAACCAAAAGGAGAGATTGCTATGAGGTTAATAAATGGTGTTAATTTATTTTTGGTTTTAATTTTAATTTCTGGTGTTTTGTTTTCGCAGAATCCGGAGTGGGTGAATTTCACATATGGTAATGATGTTTACGCAGTTGCGATAGAGGGTAGTTATGTTTGGGTAGGTACAAGCGGGGGACTTGTTCGGCTTGATAGGACAACTGGGGCAATGACATTTTACAACAGGTCAAATTCAGGTTTACCAAGTAATTATGTTTATTCAATCGCCATAGATGGACAAGGAAACAAGTGGATTGGGACATATGGAGGGCTTGCTATGTTTGATGGTTCAAGATGGATAGTTTACAACACGACGAATTCAGGTTTGCCAAGTGATTGGGTTAATTCAATCGCCATAGATGGCCAGGGGAACAAGTGGATTGGGACAATTGGTGGAGGGCTTGCTATGTTTGATGGTTCAAGATGGACAGTTTACAACATATGGAA
Encoded here:
- a CDS encoding two component regulator propeller domain-containing protein, yielding MRLINGVNLFLVLILISGVLFSQNPEWVNFTYGNDVYAVAIEGSYVWVGTSGGLVRLDRTTGAMTFYNRSNSGLPSNYVYSIAIDGQGNKWIGTYGGLAMFDGSRWIVYNTTNSGLPSDWVNSIAIDGQGNKWIGTIGGGLAMFDGSRWTVYNIWNSGLPSDYVYSIAIDGQGNKWIGTYGGGLAMFDGSRWIVYNTTNSGLPSDTVISIAIDGQGNKWIGTWGGGLAMFDGSRWRVYNIWNSGLPSDIVISIAIDGQRNKWIGTW